The Geoalkalibacter subterraneus genome contains the following window.
CGAGAATAATTTGAAATATTGAGCGCCAGGAGTTCAATGTCTGGCATTTTCAGGTTGGGTCAAAGAACGGATGCTGTTAAGGTTCTGGTGTCCGCCCCTGTATAGAAGCCGGAGAAGGTTTTCCCTTCTCCGGCCTCGTGACCTGAAGAAATGAAAGGCTGTGCTGATGACTGAACTTGACGACGCTCTTGAAGTTCTGCGGCAGGATACGAGAAATCCAGAAAAGCAATCTCGATTTTACGATCTGTTTCTCAATTCCGAATTTTACATCCCGACATATATCACGCCCGAAAATACCGATGAAAAAGTTGAAGAGTCTGGAGAAAATCGGCAGGGCACACCGTTGGTCATGGAGGCTGACGGCAACGATTTTCTTGTGCTTTTCAGTACCCTCGATCGTTTGAACGAATGGGCGAAATCCGAGGCAACCTACATCCAGGTGCCTGGGCATGTGATTGCTGAAAATTCGACTCATCCCCTCCATTGGGTTCTCAACCTGGGGACCGAGCATGTGAAAATTTTCGTGCCTGACGAAATTGACTGGCTGAAGGAAGCTGTGGCGCTGTGCAAGGAAGAGGCAGGTGTTGGTCAGAAACCTTCGTCCTGAACAAGGAAATGACCAGATTTTCTGTCATACGACGAGCGGGGGCTTTCTCCCCGCTCGTCGTATGTTCCAGCTACCATTGATCCCCGATCAGGGGGAGGACTTTTTCAACTTTGAAGTAGACAATGTGTTTGGGTCCTTTTTCGCGATCTTCC
Protein-coding sequences here:
- a CDS encoding SseB family protein, producing the protein MTELDDALEVLRQDTRNPEKQSRFYDLFLNSEFYIPTYITPENTDEKVEESGENRQGTPLVMEADGNDFLVLFSTLDRLNEWAKSEATYIQVPGHVIAENSTHPLHWVLNLGTEHVKIFVPDEIDWLKEAVALCKEEAGVGQKPSS